The Neomonachus schauinslandi chromosome 4, ASM220157v2, whole genome shotgun sequence genome includes a region encoding these proteins:
- the TACSTD2 gene encoding tumor-associated calcium signal transducer 2 has translation MARSPGLALPSPPLPLLLLLLAAAIGPAAAKDNCTCATNKMTLCRADGPGGRCQCRVLGLDFPVDCTTLTSKCLLLKARMRAPKGGRALVRPSEHALLDNDGLYDPDCDHEGRFKARQCNQTSVCWCVNSVGVRRTDKGDLSLRCDELVRTHHILIDLRHSPAARAFNHSDLDAELRRLFRERYRLHPRFVAAVHYERPTIQIELRQNASEKAPGDVDIADAAYYFERDVKGESLFPGPGGLDMRVRGEPLLVERTLIYYLDEKPPQFSMKRLTAGLVAVIVVVVVALVAGVAVLVITNRRKSGKYRKVEVKELGELRKEPSL, from the coding sequence ATGGCCCGGAGTCCGGGCCTCGCGCTGCCGTCGCCCCCGCTGCCACTGCTGCTGTTGCTCCTGGCGGCGGCGATCGGCCCCGCGGCCGCAAAGGACAACTGCACGTGCGCCACCAATAAGATGACCCTGTGCCGCGCGGACGGCCCCGGCGGCCGCTGCCAGTGCCGCGTGCTCGGCTTGGACTTCCCGGTGGACTGCACCACGCTGACCTCCAAATGCCTGCTGCTCAAGGCGCGCATGAGAGCCCCCAAGGGCGGCCGCGCGCTCGTGCGGCCCAGCGAGCACGCGCTCTTGGACAACGACGGCCTGTACGACCCCGACTGCGACCACGAGGGCCGCTTCAAGGCCCGCCAGTGCAACCAGACGTCGGTGTGCTGGTGCGTGAACTCGGTGGGCGTGCGCCGCACCGACAAAGGCGACCTGAGCCTGCGCTGCGACGAGCTGGTGCGCACCCACCACATCCTCATCGACCTGCGCCACAGCCCGGCCGCCCGCGCCTTCAACCACTCGGACTTGGACGCCGAGCTGCGGCGGCTCTTCCGCGAGCGCTACCGGCTGCACCCCAGGTTCGTGGCGGCCGTGCACTACGAGCGGCCCACCATCCAGATCGAGCTGCGGCAGAACGCGTCCGAGAAGGCCCCCGGCGACGTGGACATCGCGGACGCCGCCTACTACTTCGAGAGGGACGTCAAGGGCGAGTCGCTGTTCCCGGGCCCTGGCGGCCTCGACATGCGCGTGCGCGGCGAGCCCCTGCTGGTGGAGCGGACGCTCATCTACTACCTGGACGAAAAGCCCCCCCAGTTCTCCATGAAGCGCCTCACGGCCGGCCTCGTCGCTGTCATCGTGGTGGTCGTGGTGGCCCTCGTCGCCGGCGTGGCCGTCCTGGTGATC